The following nucleotide sequence is from Bos taurus isolate L1 Dominette 01449 registration number 42190680 breed Hereford chromosome 3, ARS-UCD2.0, whole genome shotgun sequence.
ATGGGGGACAAAAAAGACCTTTGGAAGATGGAGGTAAGTTATagccataaatattttaaattgttttacacAGAGTTTAGTTGAAGTGATTTTCATTGCTTTTCAAGTGTTCTTTTTTTGAAACATTGCTTTTATCATAAGGTTCCTAAAATTGTAAGGGTTATATTGGCCTCAGAAGGAGAGGGGGTAAAAAGAGACCTAAACAAGGTAGGTAAAATTTAAGTTAACCAGCCAGTTTTGTCTTAGTAGAAAACACTATGTTCCCTCTTTTAGGATTGTGTCAGATTGATAGTTTGCACAGACAACTTGTTAATATACTGAAGTAAAAGTCTAGGAAACATCTCACTGGTTTTTCTCATCATACATGAATTAATCTGAGATGCTATATTCTCATTACTTTGCTATTTGAGATTTCACTTTAAAGGTTGAAGTTGCTATATAGTTTGCTACTTTTGTGTGTTGCAGGTTATACCATTGTTacctttttgtttgctttagtaCCTTGTTTTGTGTTTCAGGTTTAACTCAAAATGTGGCTTAAAACAGTAGATATACAgtgctttgtatttttttaaaaaacataattgtTGAAGCTTCTGAATTTAGAAGTCTGCacgtattttttattttagatttgatGTATGAATtttgatacattttctttttgcccttttattcttttttaaaggagGATTCTGAATGAGCTTATAGAATGTATTTGTAGCTTTTGATCAGGAGTACttggtttccttttatttaagtGTCTTTCACATTTATAGTGAGGttttaatatacaaaaaaaaaaaatgagctaatGATGCTTCAGATGTTGTAtgtaatgtattctttttattttatgtgtagaTGGCTCTTGGACAAGTCCGAGCAGTACAACACACTGGGAGGGAATGCCCTCTCCTTTTAAAGgcaggaatttttatttattacctGTGTTCAGTATGTAAACGTGAAATAAACCAGTGGATTCTTAAATGGACACAAATATTTCTTGGATTATGTGTCTGAATTTTTGCTGCACAACATTCTGATGTTTAATCATTTAAGTTTGAAGGGGGGAGGAGAATGTAGTACTTTGAGCTGTAGGTTGCCTATTCTAAGGTATGCATTGTATTCATGTGTGTAAAGGATGTAGATAAAGATGAAGTCATGTAGTTGTTGAGTTTCTGCTGAAGTTTATGCTGTGAAATGTTTGGTTAGGAACAGTAGAACAGTTTAGCTTGAGATTGCCTTGTAAtgtgattttttctttcttttttttttttttttacttattttgcaTAGCTTTGTGTTCATTGTCAGGTACACTCAGCTTTTGATATGTCAAAATTTCACATTTTGATAGGTTCTTTTCCTTCCAATCTTCAGTTCCTACAGTGGGAAGCATCATTAGACTTTAGCATGTGATGTTTTGCTAACTAATGGACTAAATACTTTCTTGTATCATTCTAAAGTGATTGACATGCATTAAGGTCAGTGATTTGATTCagtaaaaaagaattttcttttaatgtctgtGCATCTTATAAACATGAAGAGCATGAAAGAAGTGCAGTTTTCTTTATTTCGATTCCTAAGTGTTTGGGCTGAGTTTGGTGGTTTTGGTTCAAATGATAAACCATACCCTCAGCTACTTCCATAAATGTTTATATTGGTGTTCTTGATTGGGTATGGGGGATCTGAGTCTTATATTAttggcaaaaaattaaaagactctttaaTTTTGCAGATCAGCCAGATGCTAAGAAAGTTGCTCCTCAAAATGACtgtaagtatttattttaaatttggttaaaaactaaattttaataaCAGGATTTTGTTCCTATGTTCTGTGGTATCTTTGAAGTTATTTGAAgatcataaattttctttttgagtGAATTTATTTGTAAAGATATACCTTCTATCTTTATAATCTTCCATTTCTGTTATGGCAGTGTATATATTATAAGATTTGGTTGCTAAATCATTTTATGTATTCAATTTGTTTTATGATTCCCAGTTTTTAATTGATAGAtgttatattttctattatgGTCTATCattggatattgaatatagttccctgtactgtacagtaaGAACATGTTGtttatccatatatatgtatagtctGTATCTGCTAACGCCAACCTCTCACTCCATCCCTCCAACACCCCCCATCCACCagtcacaagtctgttctctgcctacgagtctatttctatttcttggatagattcatttgtgtcatattttagattccacatataagtgatatcacatggtatttgtctttctctttctgacttcacttagtacgataatatctagttgcatccatgttccTGTGAATgccaatatttcattcttttttatggctaatagtatttcactctgtatatataccatatcttcctttatccattcttctgtcaacagacttttaaattgtttccatgtcttggctactgtgagttGTGCTGCTCTGAACATAAGTGTTACAGTTCCATTTCTTAATCTTTGCTTAACAACACttgaaaaaggacattttttaaTGCTATTGTTAATAATGTCTGCCCTTTCGCTGAGTTTCTTGCTGACTGTTgagtaaaattttattcttttcaagatGTTGTCTTATGTCGGGGAAATTGTAGAATTGCTTTAAATGATGATATTGTTAAACATCtgtcaatttaaataaaataatttttatttcgtTTAATTTTTTGGTAGCTTTTGGAACACAGTTACCACCAATGCATCAGCAGCAAAGGTATagtaaaataaaagcttttctaAGAGTATTTTGCAAGTTTTAGTTGAATTCAATGTGAAATATAACCAAGTTAGTATATAGTGAATATacatgtctttgtgtgtgtgtgtgtgtgtgtgaatccttTAAAGCCCTTGACTCAAATAGATAATAGTGAATGATCAGTTTTCTTTTTGAGTGAGATACATTTATACTTTGGAAGGATGGGTGGAATTAGCCACCCTTTGGAAAAACTAAAGtgattaaaataacttaaaatgatACTTCTGAACTGTACCCCAAGTGCTTTTTTAGCTACATAGGCCTCATATTTTGACTTTTGAGTATTTTAAGTGTGTGCCTACAAACTTAGTTTAAGCTCTTAGAAGCTGTTAGatttctatgtttatttttatttgtaaacaaATTATGTTTCTTCGAAGAAAAATGTTAGTTTCTGTCATTTCTTAGCAGGTCTGTAATGACAGAAGAATACAAAGTTCCAGATGGAATGGTTGGATTTAGTAAGTAATCTAATTTTTTTGACGCTTTGAAAAGACATAgtcaaaatacactttaaaacctttcagcaaataattttcttttttcttactagTAATTGGCAGAGGAGGTGAACAGATCTCACGCATACAACAGGAATCTGGATGTAAAATACAGATAGCTCCTGGTAATGTTATTCTCTTGCTGTAATTTTCAAAGTCACAAGAAAACTAGCATATTTAAAGTTGTTAGTGAAAATGATGCTGTTACTCTTTTCTTGGcctaagatttttgtttgtttttaattgtagaTAGTGGTGGCCTTCCAGAAAGGTCTTGTATGTTAACTGGAACACCCGAGTCTGTCCAGTAAGTATGAAAATCATGTTCCAGTCCCTCCTTCCTGAAGCATGTTATCCCTGCAATTGAACCAACTTTTCTTGTGCACTATTACTTTTCCCCTTTTCTAGAAAATTTCTAATAGCACATAAACATGCTTAAAAAAATCCCTTTATCTGAACATAAAACCATCTTTGAACCCCACATTTCTATTTTTCAGGTCTCTTTTACCAAAAAATTTGAAAGGTGGTCACTGCTTGAATCTTCAGCCTTGATTTCTTTCCCTAATTCCAGATGTATATATCCTGTTGCTTCCTCAGTATATTCTACACTTGGATGTCTTTTAAACATATCAAAGTTTAGCTTGTTAAAAACAGAATCATTGTTTTTCCAGTCCATACTTTGACTTGTctaattcatttcatttcattgtatGACAACTGTTCTAATACTTCATCTTTCTTTAATGACCTATTTATCCATAAGCAACTCTTGGTCATTTTAtctttcataatttatttagaaTTCAGCCTCTTCTTGTCACCGTCCATGTCACCTTAATTCTGGTACCATTTGCCTGTATTACTGCaaggtgtttctgtttttttttgttgttgtgttttttttttgtttgttttttttttttaagctttgtcCAATTATAGTACAGCCATACTGatccttttaaaatgtgagtCAATTCATATAGTACTTTGTTCAAAACCCTTTAATGCTTTCCCATTTACAGTAGAAGTCAGTGTCTTTATCATGGCTCAGGTTCCCTGCCACCTTTCTTACTGCATATTTTGCTATTCTCCCAGCTCTGTTCTAGTAGCCTCTTTTCTGTTTAGCCTCTTCTCTATTTTTTCAGGACACCAAGAATACTTCTCATTTGAATCCTTTGTATTTCCTAGTTCTTCTCCCTGGGATGTTTTTCCCCCAGATGTTTTCATAGTCACTCCTGTACTTAATTCAGGTCTTGGCTTAAATGTCTCCTTATCAgtaaagtttttgtttattttcatttatttactttttgatcACTACCATGCAGCTGCCCGGATCTTAGTTGCTTGACCAGAGATTGGACTCAtgccccactgcagtggaagtgcagagtcctaactactggactgccaaggaattcctcattcatctattttacataaaatagcatcccttcacacacacatacaatctgTCCTTCTTATCTTGCTTTAATATTCTTTATAGCACTTAACAGATGAGTTATTTATTTAACCTTCTGTGTTTACTTATTTAATAAAGTTAAGCCACATCAACACATACCTTAACTGTTATTTCAGTGCTGTAACTCCAACCTAGAATAGTACCTTGCATATATAGTTgacatatttaaattatttgttgaatgaataaataaattttaacatgAGTAACCaaagtaaagttttaaaaataaatgcatcatTTAATTTTTGGATGAATGAGCTTTATTCTGAGATAACTTTAGAAGTAGGGTATGTCTTCTTGGAAGTTTCATACTGTTCTCAAAAATATTGAAGATTATATACCTGGAAAATTTATTGCATGGTTTCAGTTTTTTATATTGAtgatattttctttgaatttttaaaatttacttttaggCCACCTAAATCTGAATTGGGATGGATGAAATACCTGATTATTTTGTATTGACTATTAATTTGTTAACAGATCAGCAAAACGGTTACTGGACCAGATTGTTGAAAAAGGAAGACCAGCCCCTGGCTTCCATcatggtgatggaccaggaaatGCAGTTCAAGAAATCATGATTCCAGCTAGCAAAGCAGGATTAGTAATTGGAAAAGGGGGAGAGACTATTAAACAACTTCAGGTATTACTATTTAAAATGATTACTTTGTCTATTTTGAAGCCTgtttcctccttctccccttttGTTAATACGTCTGATTTCTGTGATTAACAGGAACGGGCTGGAGTTAAAATGGTTATGATCCAAGATGGACCTCAGAATACTGGTGCTGACAAACCTCTTAGGATTACAGGAGACCCATACAAAGTTCAAGTAAACTTAAGTTTATATTTTACAGTAGGGGATTTGGGGTGGATAGCAGTGGGTAAAACATGCATGACTAATTACAATGTTTTGAGACACGCTTCCTAAATTGGGTAATTTTTTTTGTACTTCAGCAAGCCAAGGAGATGGTGTTAGAGTTAATTCGTGATCAAGGTGGTTTCAGAGAAGTTCGGAATGAGTATGGGTCAAGAATAGGAGGAAATGAAGGAATAGATGTAAGTAAAAATACCAATTCAGAAATGATTGAATGCTAGTCCATAAATAAACTAGGATTTTCCCTGTTTTGTGTTACATAGCCTTCTCTAACATGGTAttgtcctccccacccccgcaaCTTTTCAACTTAGAATACAGtgtattttgtatctttttaaccTCTTCTATATAAATATAGTGCTTCTGTGGTTTGAGGCAGATACATTTTTCAGGAAATGGCTTTCCTGATACTTAGTTTTCTTTGCATAAGGTCCCCATTCCAAGATTTGCTGTTGGCATTGTAATaggaagaaatggagagatgattaaaaaaatacaaaatgatgcTGGTGTTCGAATTCAGTTTAAGCCAGGTGAGTACTTATGTTTAATTTTCTAAGCATTGCTGGCAATTTCTTTTAACACTCATTAATTTAATGTTAAATTAATCcaattttgtttcattgttttgaaGATGATGGAACAACACCTGATAGAATAGCACAAATAACAGGACCTCCAGACAGATGTCAGCATGCTGCAGAGATTATTACAGACCTCCTTCGAAGTGTTCAGGTTTGATAGAATGTTAATATTGTCATTGCTTTGTTTTCATTAAAGAAGATTTTCCTTCATTAAATGTGGAAGTTCCCCTCCATAGTTTTTAAATCAAAATCTGTTTGATGAAACTTTATTAATTGCTAGGAAGTTTAAATTGCTTTAAGGTACACATCTTGGAGCAGGAGGGCAGCTACATAAGTGCACTAGTTTATTCACCAcagtaaaaaagaataaaaggtggtggtggtttgttgATTTGGGGGTGGATGGCGTCTCCTAGCTTCTCTAAATTTAAGAtttagaaaaaatgaaagttGAGGGAAATAGACATGCAATAATTTTATTGTGGAAAGAAGAGTTTCTGACTCTTCTGACTTTGTCTTTGCCCTCTTTAGGCTGGTAATCCTGGTGGACCTGGACCTGGTGGTCGAGGAAGAGGTAGAGGTCAAGGCAACTGGAACATGGGACCACCTGGTGGACTACAGGAATTTAATTTCATTGTCCcaactgggaaaactggattAATAATAGGAAAAGGCAATGTATTTAAAACTATTAATGTGTGGTTAATAATTTAATGCTTTATCTGATTTTCTGGATgctatttctgttgttgttgtagATGAATAGCAGTGATTTTTCTTTGGCTGTATTTTAGTAGGAAAGTGTTCTTATGCTGATATGTAACAGCTAAAGCCTAAATGAAGGGCCTTATATGTATTTAAATCTAGAGTGGGATTTGAATCACATTGGTTTCTAGAGAAGAGGATCAGCAGTTTAATTATTAGTGTAAAAAACTTTtcttctcacctggaaaatggtttgagtgtttttgtttattttgctgtttcCTGACAcatgtttttaagtttttgaattCTTAAGTCATTGTGTTAGCTTCTCATTGCTTATAAAAGCAATTTCTTTGAACCAAGTGTTGATACGATAATTCATTTTAAGGTTGGGTACAGACATATTAAACTATGTCTTAAAACTTTAAAGTGTATGATTATGATTgattgtatattatataaattgatttaaaatgtagAATAAATGGAAACTCCTAATAGCATATTGGCAGATGGGATACTATTCAAAACTTCCTTAATTATAATCAGTTCCTTTTGAATAGCTCCACTTGTATCCTATGAATCTTTAAAGAAATTACTGTGTTTTGATTTTAGGGGGTGAAACCATAAAAAGCATAAGCCAACAGTCTGGTGCAAGAATAGAACTTCAGAGAAATCCTCCACCTAATGCAGATCCTAATATGAAGTTATTTACAATTCGTGGCACTCCACAGCAAATAGACTATGCTCGGCAACTCATAGAAGAAAAGATTGGTGTGAGTATGCTTTAAACGTCCTATTGTTACCACAGGTTCTGTTAGTTATATAAGACATTAATTCATACGTTCCTATAAGAAAAGTGTTAATTTCTACTCTAAAATTATAGATCTGATGACAACAGATACCTAACAATATAGAAAAGATTGtccagcagtaaaaaaaaaaaaaaaaaaaagttatatagtTACAGGTATTCAAAATCTTGTACTGGAGTGTGGGTAAATAAGACAAGACGACATTACTTGAGTTACAACATTAGGGTTAGTAGAGGGTTGTGAAAAATACTAAAAGATATAGATAGTTAACCAGAAGTCACTATTTATTAAGGACTTACTTGGTGACTGTTACTGCTTGCTTACTGTTTATTAAGGGCAACCCTTGGTGAGGCAAAGAAGAATCAGATGCCTCCCCCCTCATTAAAGTAGAACTCTACATTATCCTATTATCCTATTTCTTAGACTGGCTCCAGACAGTCATCTAGGGGAATTTGGAATGTAGACAGCTTGTGTGCTTTACATTTCAGCATGTAACATATAATTGTAATTCAGAATGTCTGCAGTAGGGCCCAGTGTCTAATTTTAAGAATGTTCCAGGTGATCCTGATACCTAACCAAGTTTGAAAATAATGAGGAAATAGTGCTTTCAGTTcattagctcagtcgtgtccaacttgttgcagcccaatggactgcagcactccaggcctccctgtccatcaccaactcctagagtttactcacactcacttccattgagtcagtgatgccatctaaccatcttatcttctgttgtccccttctcccacttttaatctttaccagcatcagggtctttaccagtgagtcagttcttcccatcaggtggcaaaattccatcaaagtattggagtttcaccttcagcatcagtccttccaatgaatattcaggactgatttcctttaggatggactggttggatctccttgtagtccatgggactctcaaaagtcttctccaacaccaaagttcaaaagcatcaattcttcggtgctcagctttcttcatagtccaactctcacatccgtacatgactactggaaaagccatagtcttgactagacagacctttgttggcaaagtgatgtctttgctttttaatatgctatctatgttggtcataatttttcttctaaggagcaagtgtcttttaatttcatggctgcagtcaccatctgcagtggttttggagcccccaaaatactGCTTTACTATGTTTATTTTACTGTGAAGAATTAACATATTGTGAGGGAGCTTCTtagtttattattaataattagaaTATCTTAGGAAAATTCTCCTTGATGTTTGCCATGCTCTGAATGAGGTGTTTCTCCATGCTtgggaaaacaaaaatagatgtaGAAAAGACACTTAAGAATAccttaaaaatacacacaaatattcTAAGTTCTCTGATAAGGAGAATAAATGTAATTGTTCAAAAACATGAGGAAAATAATTGTTGGACTCAGTAATGGCAAGAATTGATGCCAGAAGAATGATTAGTGCTCCTTGGTTTTGGATTTTGCTATCATTAGCAAAATTAGGATTGCATTTGGATTGATGAACATACAAGACAGGTTGTTCTGGAAAAGCAGTTAAGAACATGGACTCCTGAGTCAGGTGTCCAGGTTCAAAATACTCTCAATTATTTACTGACTGCATGATCTTAGAGGAAGATATTTACACTTTTTTTTGCCTCTCATTCTTCTGAAAGTAGGGATAATTATACCTACCTTATAGGGTTATAGGGATGAAATGTTTGAAGTATGTGTGTCTATCACTTAAAAGCATGCCTGCCCTATAAAATgttgctactttttttttccagtaatcttttttttttttactctttagaAAGGATAGGTTATGGCTAATAGAAGTGAGGGATAATGTTAATAAAGGGATTTTAAAAGTCATGAAGTATTTAGCTTTATTGTGAGAAAATTGACAACCAAATATAGATTAAGCATTTTTGTCCAAATTGTCACATGGTGAGTActaacagtattttattttagagCAGGTGAATCTAGTTGTCCTTACAAGTTGGGATTATCAAAAAGGAATCAACTAAGCATTATTAATTATACTATAACATGAAATGGATATGAAGTAGTCTGTGACTTACTAAATCAATTAAAAGGAAATCCTTGATGTATTTAGAAAATTATGATAAAGGGTAAGGGAGAAAATGAACTTAAATTATTGATTCAAAAGTGGTTCAGTGACAGAAGGGCTAGGAGGAAGGCTACTTTGTTGAAGAAGAACTTGCTAAATATTACTGGTTTAGTATTCATTATTGGTAAAATATTCATCAGCCATTTCACTATGTTGTTAAGATATTTCTCTGATTAATGTTAGGAGAGTAGATGTAGAGTTGATGCAGAGAGAGAAGAGGTAAAGGAAAGAACTTGATGTTTGGTAAGCTTCCGTGATTAAGATGATGAAGGAATAGTAAAAGTAAGAATTGTACAAGGAaagggaaataatggaaaaggGAGTAGTCTGAAAAGAGTAGAAGATAAAGGAAATGTATCAGGTCTTTGCTAATACTgttaatttgaattaattttacATGTCTCATTAATGTGGTAGAGTTAGATTTTTGCAGCATGGGTaaggaatgaaggaaaaacataaattttagaTTACAGGTAGGTAAAGGTGTGGAAATGAAAGGTTATTTGACTTTTGAAATGTTTAACCTTTATTGTCtttgtgatttttgtctttttgcagGGCCCAGTAAATCCTTTAGGGCCACCTGTACCCCATGGGCCCCATGGTGTCCCTGGCCCCCATGGGCCTCCTGGGCCTCCTGGACCAGGAACTCCAATGGGACCATATAACCCTGCACCTTATAATCCAGGAccgcctggccctgctcctcagTAAGTTTTGAGTTTTGCTCTTGGCTTTTCTTCAAAGATTACAGATTTTGGtaagttgtatttttaaattgatttctgTCTTTTCAGTGGCCCTCCAGCCCCTTATGCTCCCCAAGGGTGGGGAAATGCATACCCACATTGGCAGCAACAAGCCCCTCCAGATCCAGGTAAAAGATGATTATCATTTGGTATAATCTGTGTTTTTGCTTGCCACTCCTGTTACATTCATTAGGTATTCCTAGTGTTGAATCTATATTGTGTGCATTGTCTGCACTTGTTCACTCCTTTAGCAGGAGTGTTAGCTTCTGGTTCTACTATAGCAAATAAGACTGTTGGGAATATGGTCTGTTTTCATGAGTGTTTTTCTTCCTGCATTTGGCTTTCTCTG
It contains:
- the FUBP1 gene encoding far upstream element-binding protein 1 isoform X18, producing the protein MADYSTVPPPSSGSAGGGGGGGGGGGVNDAFKDALQRARQIAAKIGGDAGTSLNSNDYGYGGQKRPLEDGDQPDAKKVAPQNDSFGTQLPPMHQQQSRSVMTEEYKVPDGMVGFIIGRGGEQISRIQQESGCKIQIAPDSGGLPERSCMLTGTPESVQSAKRLLDQIVEKGRPAPGFHHGDGPGNAVQEIMIPASKAGLVIGKGGETIKQLQERAGVKMVMIQDGPQNTGADKPLRITGDPYKVQQAKEMVLELIRDQGGFREVRNEYGSRIGGNEGIDVPIPRFAVGIVIGRNGEMIKKIQNDAGVRIQFKPDDGTTPDRIAQITGPPDRCQHAAEIITDLLRSVQAGNPGGPGPGGRGRGRGQGNWNMGPPGGLQEFNFIVPTGKTGLIIGKGGETIKSISQQSGARIELQRNPPPNADPNMKLFTIRGTPQQIDYARQLIEEKIGGPVNPLGPPVPHGPHGVPGPHGPPGPPGPGTPMGPYNPAPYNPGPPGPAPHGPPAPYAPQGWGNAYPHWQQQAPPDPAKTGTDPNSAAWAAYYAHYYQQQAQPPPAAPAGAPTTTQTNGQGDQQNPAPAGQVDYTKAWEEYYKKMGQAVPAPTGAPPGGQPDYSAAWAEYYRQQAAYYAQTSPQGMPQHPPAPQGQ
- the FUBP1 gene encoding far upstream element-binding protein 1 isoform X15 — its product is MADYSTVPPPSSGSAGGGGGGGGGGGVNDAFKDALQRARQIAAKIGGDAGTSLNSNDYGYGGQKRPLEDGDQPDAKKVAPQNDSFGTQLPPMHQQQSRSVMTEEYKVPDGMVGFIIGRGGEQISRIQQESGCKIQIAPDSGGLPERSCMLTGTPESVQSAKRLLDQIVEKGRPAPGFHHGDGPGNAVQEIMIPASKAGLVIGKGGETIKQLQERAGVKMVMIQDGPQNTGADKPLRITGDPYKVQQAKEMVLELIRDQGGFREVRNEYGSRIGGNEGIDVPIPRFAVGIVIGRNGEMIKKIQNDAGVRIQFKPDDGTTPDRIAQITGPPDRCQHAAEIITDLLRSVQAGNPGGPGPGGRGRGRGQGNWNMGPPGGLQEFNFIVPTGKTGLIIGKGGETIKSISQQSGARIELQRNPPPNADPNMKLFTIRGTPQQIDYARQLIEEKIGGPVNPLGPPVPHGPHGVPGPHGPPGPPGPGTPMGPYNPAPYNPGPPGPAPHGPPAPYAPQGWGNAYPHWQQQAPPDPAKTGTDPNSAAWAAYYAHYYQQQAQPPPAAPAGAPTTTQTNGQGDQQNPAPAGQVDYTKAWEEYYKKMGQAVPAPTGAPPGGQPDYSAAWAEYYRQQAAYYAQTSPQGMPQHPPAPQCLPRPSTLGSAAKSNSAEDAASTKS
- the FUBP1 gene encoding far upstream element-binding protein 1 isoform X7 produces the protein MADYSTVPPPSSGSAGGGGGGGGGGGVNDAFKDALQRARQIAAKIGGDAGTSLNSNDYGYGGQKRPLEDGDQPDAKKVAPQNDSFGTQLPPMHQQQRSVMTEEYKVPDGMVGFIIGRGGEQISRIQQESGCKIQIAPDSGGLPERSCMLTGTPESVQSAKRLLDQIVEKGRPAPGFHHGDGPGNAVQEIMIPASKAGLVIGKGGETIKQLQERAGVKMVMIQDGPQNTGADKPLRITGDPYKVQQAKEMVLELIRDQGGFREVRNEYGSRIGGNEGIDVPIPRFAVGIVIGRNGEMIKKIQNDAGVRIQFKPDDGTTPDRIAQITGPPDRCQHAAEIITDLLRSVQAGNPGGPGPGGRGRGRGQGNWNMGPPGGLQEFNFIVPTGKTGLIIGKGGETIKSISQQSGARIELQRNPPPNADPNMKLFTIRGTPQQIDYARQLIEEKIGGPVNPLGPPVPHGPHGVPGPHGPPGPPGPGTPMGPYNPAPYNPGPPGPAPHGPPAPYAPQGWGNAYPHWQQQAPPDPAKTGTDPNSAAWAAYYAHYYQQQAQPPPAAPAGAPTTTQTNGQGNYGDQQNPAPAGQVDYTKAWEEYYKKMGQQGQTQDYSKAWEEYYKKQGQAVPAPTGAPPGGQPDYSAAWAEYYRQQAAYYAQTSPQGMPQHPPAPQCLPRPSTLGSAAKSNSAEDAASTKS
- the FUBP1 gene encoding far upstream element-binding protein 1 isoform X12, which codes for MADYSTVPPPSSGSAGGGGGGGGGGGVNDAFKDALQRARQIAAKIGGDAGTSLNSNDYGYGGQKRPLEDGDQPDAKKVAPQNDSFGTQLPPMHQQQSRSVMTEEYKVPDGMVGFIIGRGGEQISRIQQESGCKIQIAPDSGGLPERSCMLTGTPESVQSAKRLLDQIVEKGRPAPGFHHGDGPGNAVQEIMIPASKAGLVIGKGGETIKQLQERAGVKMVMIQDGPQNTGADKPLRITGDPYKVQQAKEMVLELIRDQGGFREVRNEYGSRIGGNEGIDVPIPRFAVGIVIGRNGEMIKKIQNDAGVRIQFKPDDGTTPDRIAQITGPPDRCQHAAEIITDLLRSVQAGNPGGPGPGGRGRGRGQGNWNMGPPGGLQEFNFIVPTGKTGLIIGKGGETIKSISQQSGARIELQRNPPPNADPNMKLFTIRGTPQQIDYARQLIEEKIGGPVNPLGPPVPHGPHGVPGPHGPPGPPGPGTPMGPYNPAPYNPGPPGPAPHGPPAPYAPQGWGNAYPHWQQQAPPDPAKTGTDPNSAAWAAYYAHYYQQQAQPPPAAPAGAPTTTQTNGQGNYGDQQNPAPAGQVDYTKAWEEYYKKMGQAVPAPTGAPPGGQPDYSAAWAEYYRQQAAYYAQTSPQGMPQHPPAPQCLPRPSTLGSAAKSNSAEDAASTKS
- the FUBP1 gene encoding far upstream element-binding protein 1 isoform X11 → MADYSTVPPPSSGSAGGGGGGGGGGGVNDAFKDALQRARQIAAKIGGDAGTSLNSNDYGYGGQKRPLEDGDGSWTSPSSTTHWEGMPSPFKDQPDAKKVAPQNDSFGTQLPPMHQQQSRSVMTEEYKVPDGMVGFIIGRGGEQISRIQQESGCKIQIAPDSGGLPERSCMLTGTPESVQSAKRLLDQIVEKGRPAPGFHHGDGPGNAVQEIMIPASKAGLVIGKGGETIKQLQERAGVKMVMIQDGPQNTGADKPLRITGDPYKVQQAKEMVLELIRDQGGFREVRNEYGSRIGGNEGIDVPIPRFAVGIVIGRNGEMIKKIQNDAGVRIQFKPDDGTTPDRIAQITGPPDRCQHAAEIITDLLRSVQAGNPGGPGPGGRGRGRGQGNWNMGPPGGLQEFNFIVPTGKTGLIIGKGGETIKSISQQSGARIELQRNPPPNADPNMKLFTIRGTPQQIDYARQLIEEKIGGPVNPLGPPVPHGPHGVPGPHGPPGPPGPGTPMGPYNPAPYNPGPPGPAPHGPPAPYAPQGWGNAYPHWQQQAPPDPAKTGTDPNSAAWAAYYAHYYQQQAQPPPAAPAGAPTTTQTNGQGNYGDQQNPAPAGQVDYTKAWEEYYKKMGQQGQTQDYSKAWEEYYKKQGQAVPAPTGAPPGGQPDYSAAWAEYYRQQAAYYAQTSPQGMPQHPPAPQV
- the FUBP1 gene encoding far upstream element-binding protein 1 isoform X16, which translates into the protein MADYSTVPPPSSGSAGGGGGGGGGGGVNDAFKDALQRARQIAAKIGGDAGTSLNSNDYGYGGQKRPLEDGDQPDAKKVAPQNDSFGTQLPPMHQQQRSVMTEEYKVPDGMVGFIIGRGGEQISRIQQESGCKIQIAPDSGGLPERSCMLTGTPESVQSAKRLLDQIVEKGRPAPGFHHGDGPGNAVQEIMIPASKAGLVIGKGGETIKQLQERAGVKMVMIQDGPQNTGADKPLRITGDPYKVQQAKEMVLELIRDQGGFREVRNEYGSRIGGNEGIDVPIPRFAVGIVIGRNGEMIKKIQNDAGVRIQFKPDDGTTPDRIAQITGPPDRCQHAAEIITDLLRSVQAGNPGGPGPGGRGRGRGQGNWNMGPPGGLQEFNFIVPTGKTGLIIGKGGETIKSISQQSGARIELQRNPPPNADPNMKLFTIRGTPQQIDYARQLIEEKIGGPVNPLGPPVPHGPHGVPGPHGPPGPPGPGTPMGPYNPAPYNPGPPGPAPHGPPAPYAPQGWGNAYPHWQQQAPPDPAKTGTDPNSAAWAAYYAHYYQQQAQPPPAAPAGAPTTTQTNGQGDQQNPAPAGQVDYTKAWEEYYKKMGQAVPAPTGAPPGGQPDYSAAWAEYYRQQAAYYAQTSPQGMPQHPPAPQCLPRPSTLGSAAKSNSAEDAASTKS